One part of the Sporosarcina ureae genome encodes these proteins:
- a CDS encoding NYN domain-containing protein, whose product MKKDVLLVDGYNIIGAWPELQQLKQEDFAQARDRLIERMAEFQANKGWRVIVVFDAHLVPGIEKRKKQYRVEVVFTRENETADERIEKLVSELTDRLTQIHVATSDLVEQWVVFAQGALRISARELEIAMKEVDRVIALRLKDSLERRPISKIPLTDEVAAEFEKMRRGGK is encoded by the coding sequence ATGAAGAAAGACGTGCTACTCGTTGATGGTTACAACATCATCGGTGCGTGGCCCGAACTACAGCAATTGAAGCAAGAAGATTTTGCGCAAGCGCGTGATCGACTCATTGAACGGATGGCGGAATTCCAGGCGAATAAAGGATGGCGCGTTATCGTAGTATTTGATGCTCATCTAGTACCGGGTATCGAGAAACGTAAAAAACAATATCGAGTCGAAGTGGTCTTTACAAGAGAAAACGAAACAGCTGATGAACGCATTGAAAAACTGGTGTCCGAATTAACCGATCGATTAACACAAATCCATGTGGCCACTTCCGATCTTGTAGAGCAATGGGTAGTATTTGCTCAGGGTGCGCTTCGCATCTCCGCACGAGAGCTGGAAATCGCCATGAAAGAAGTAGATCGCGTGATTGCGTTAAGATTAAAGGATTCATTAGAACGACGGCCTATCTCAAAGATTCCATTAACAGATGAAGTAGCGGCAGAGTTCGAGAAAATGAGACGTGGCGGAAAATGA
- the sigH gene encoding RNA polymerase sporulation sigma factor SigH → MKNMKSKNEFTKLSDEEMVELIHLGNSDVLDFLITKFQPIVRMKARTYFIIGGDREDIVQEGMIGLYKAIRDFRPDRLSSFKVFAELCITRQIITAIKTATRQKHIPLNTSVSLDKPMYDEDQERTLLDIISGSTLDDPEDLMIHKENFSFMEEEMNKVLSGLEKEVLTLYLEGQSYREISEVLNRQVKSIDNALQRIKRKLEHSMAMDLVR, encoded by the coding sequence ATGAAAAATATGAAAAGTAAAAATGAATTTACTAAGCTTTCTGATGAAGAGATGGTGGAGTTGATACATCTAGGGAATTCAGATGTATTGGATTTTTTGATAACCAAGTTTCAGCCAATAGTCCGTATGAAAGCTAGAACATATTTCATTATTGGTGGAGATCGTGAAGACATCGTGCAAGAGGGAATGATTGGTCTATATAAAGCGATTCGTGATTTTCGTCCCGATAGATTAAGTTCTTTTAAAGTCTTTGCTGAGCTGTGTATAACGCGGCAAATTATTACGGCGATCAAAACTGCTACACGCCAAAAGCATATTCCGCTCAATACGTCCGTTTCGCTGGACAAGCCTATGTATGATGAGGATCAGGAGCGAACGCTTTTGGATATCATATCAGGCTCTACGTTAGACGATCCTGAAGACTTGATGATTCACAAAGAGAACTTCTCGTTTATGGAAGAAGAAATGAATAAAGTGCTGAGTGGATTGGAAAAAGAGGTGCTCACACTGTACTTAGAAGGTCAGTCCTATCGTGAGATTTCCGAGGTGTTGAATCGACAAGTGAAGTCGATAGATAATGCCTTACAACGCATCAAACGTAAACTAGAACATTCAATGGCGATGGATCTGGTGCGTTAA
- the rpmG gene encoding 50S ribosomal protein L33, translating to MAKKITLSCEICGSRNYSLPAGNNSQEARMSIKKFCSHCNAHTLHKQTI from the coding sequence ATGGCAAAAAAAATAACTTTAAGCTGTGAGATATGTGGTTCGCGAAACTATTCCTTACCCGCTGGCAACAACAGCCAAGAGGCAAGAATGAGTATAAAAAAGTTTTGCAGTCATTGCAATGCGCATACATTGCATAAGCAAACCATTTGA
- the rlmB gene encoding 23S rRNA (guanosine(2251)-2'-O)-methyltransferase RlmB yields MTELEVELIGGRNPVVEALRSGRQLNKIWVAEGVNKKSIGEIMKLAKDAGVVIQTAPKQKLDGMTDLSHQGILASVAAYDYAELEDLFAIAKERQEDPFFIILDELEDPHNLGSILRTADASGVHGIIIPKRRAVGLTGVVAKASTGAIEHIPVVRVNNLSQTVDELKKQGVWIAGTDASNSTDYRHMDATLPLAVIIGSEGKGMSRILRERCDFLYSLPMVGKVTSLNASVAAALLMYEVLRKRQSAQATS; encoded by the coding sequence ATGACAGAGCTAGAAGTTGAACTGATTGGCGGAAGAAATCCTGTAGTGGAAGCACTGCGTTCCGGCAGACAACTGAATAAAATTTGGGTGGCAGAAGGCGTTAACAAGAAAAGTATCGGTGAAATTATGAAGCTTGCTAAAGATGCAGGGGTAGTTATACAAACGGCACCGAAGCAGAAACTTGATGGTATGACCGATTTGAGTCATCAAGGAATTCTTGCGTCGGTTGCCGCTTATGATTATGCGGAGTTAGAAGATTTATTTGCTATTGCTAAAGAGCGACAAGAGGATCCGTTCTTCATCATCTTGGATGAATTAGAAGATCCGCATAACTTAGGTTCTATTTTACGAACAGCGGATGCCTCTGGAGTTCATGGTATCATTATTCCAAAAAGACGTGCGGTTGGTTTAACAGGTGTGGTGGCCAAAGCATCAACAGGTGCGATTGAGCACATACCTGTTGTTCGAGTAAATAACTTGTCTCAAACTGTGGACGAGCTAAAGAAACAAGGGGTATGGATTGCAGGAACAGATGCATCCAACTCTACAGATTATCGCCATATGGATGCTACATTACCTTTAGCAGTCATTATAGGTAGCGAAGGAAAAGGAATGTCCCGCATATTGCGCGAAAGATGCGATTTTCTCTATAGTTTGCCTATGGTAGGTAAAGTTACGTCTTTGAATGCTTCAGTAGCGGCAGCGTTGTTGATGTATGAAGTTTTACGAAAGCGTCAATCCGCCCAGGCTACGTCATGA